One region of Paenibacillus polymyxa M1 genomic DNA includes:
- a CDS encoding GNAT family N-acetyltransferase: protein MEKTRKCDRTNTNKRIGKIQLFDYNSRNKSAEIGYYLPLRHRKQGYANVLLELFLSTMFERKDLELNKIYATVAACNQASIKLLEKSILSWKGLIESMLA from the coding sequence ATTGAAAAGACTCGAAAATGTGATAGAACTAACACTAATAAACGGATAGGTAAGATACAGCTTTTTGACTATAATTCTCGGAATAAAAGTGCCGAGATCGGATACTACTTGCCTTTAAGGCATAGGAAGCAAGGATATGCAAATGTATTACTTGAGTTATTTTTAAGCACAATGTTTGAACGTAAGGATTTAGAGTTGAATAAAATTTACGCGACGGTTGCAGCGTGTAATCAAGCATCCATAAAATTATTAGAAAAATCCATTTTAAGCTGGAAGGGACTTATCGAGAGCATGCTAGCTTAG
- a CDS encoding contractile injection system protein, VgrG/Pvc8 family, with translation MSVLSDGIGYESLRFYGPFQPLHIEQLQITRTINDHAYLHISGMLSEEQGVACIGQNMDQEPIVIRQLNDQGQSLRRLFHGIVTRMSVHCVRGLYTFELEAASHSYQMDIKVKKRSYQDIHRTYDDLVTALVRKYQYGDAIDTVSNHAKLETFVLQYEETDWAFLKRLASRFGSVLVPEVTAASPKVFFGMPEGKQHKVERDVFYRVRKTFHELDAEKPGERAGSYFTYMIESLQYYALGDLITLPIGQGKELAVVRAVTTLIDGLLRTRYNLQSEQDIRYARYENNQATGVSLTGTVLKVQQDFVQLQLDIDPKQDPAKACWFPIATRYVAEEHSGWYDMPEIGEQVELYLPTHREQDAYVTDSLRQQRHANGQPNVKVWQHVQGSSVEMSEHELTLSTSGEFSITLHESSGITIDSPGNVQIQGGHVKLDARQELSLEAGTALYLKGGASSMVLDGETDTKAPVIYQEGTVKAPVFVADLPPVPEPPLMSIKAYEAAQSAAKDSSSSQASTPKAKVTSPAELKQANALMGTVSKLLGSIPVMGKVAGVVAGALSGPAGGVILGATAMIPVRSKGTNHAVGSAPKGGLHPLKHLASLALQGLISQYEHERAKEAYYSKWILGKVYTSARHIALSGGPLELVQNLLKESNAMAHAYQQVPKNIQEKWLRDNEEKQRIQAAQTQKHENSRLALWRERKTSEYTSYWNQTDYFTANWWQDENKLKQAEQALRTEITMKRKLSLYDIKDPNKLAAIQRIVNAKRTHVWDEGTLNAIEDGLLAMGVDSTNAIELDKEKMDALISRYNQGFIGQKSGDYMERTGLSDLVEDTTYGIVTARIGMGSAGSSPARSSQPPCRKSACKTQSKGWSRCKQAH, from the coding sequence TTGAGCGTATTATCAGATGGGATCGGATATGAAAGCCTACGCTTTTATGGTCCCTTTCAGCCCCTACACATCGAACAACTTCAAATAACACGTACCATTAACGATCATGCCTACTTACATATCAGTGGGATGCTCTCAGAAGAACAGGGAGTAGCTTGTATTGGTCAAAATATGGATCAGGAGCCCATTGTGATTCGTCAGTTGAATGATCAGGGACAATCGCTGAGAAGGCTGTTTCATGGGATTGTTACACGTATGTCCGTACACTGTGTGCGAGGCCTGTATACGTTTGAACTAGAGGCCGCTTCCCATTCATACCAAATGGATATTAAGGTAAAAAAGCGTTCCTATCAAGATATTCACCGTACCTATGATGATCTGGTCACTGCGCTGGTTCGAAAGTATCAGTACGGAGATGCCATTGATACGGTAAGCAACCATGCCAAATTGGAGACATTTGTTTTACAATATGAGGAGACGGATTGGGCGTTTTTAAAACGCCTCGCTTCTCGCTTCGGCTCCGTACTTGTGCCAGAGGTAACCGCAGCCTCGCCCAAGGTTTTCTTCGGTATGCCAGAAGGCAAGCAGCATAAGGTGGAGCGGGATGTATTTTATCGAGTACGGAAAACGTTTCATGAGTTGGATGCGGAAAAGCCGGGAGAACGTGCTGGCTCGTATTTCACCTATATGATTGAAAGCCTGCAATACTATGCACTAGGCGACCTCATCACGTTACCTATCGGGCAAGGCAAAGAACTGGCCGTGGTTCGAGCCGTGACAACCCTGATAGATGGCTTACTGCGTACTCGCTATAATCTTCAGTCCGAACAGGATATCCGGTATGCTCGGTATGAAAACAATCAGGCCACCGGGGTTTCGCTGACAGGAACGGTGCTGAAGGTACAACAGGATTTCGTACAGCTACAACTGGATATTGACCCGAAGCAAGATCCTGCCAAAGCGTGCTGGTTTCCCATCGCCACCCGTTATGTCGCCGAAGAACATAGTGGCTGGTACGATATGCCCGAAATCGGGGAACAGGTGGAATTGTATCTGCCTACCCACCGCGAACAGGATGCCTATGTCACGGATTCGCTCCGACAACAACGCCACGCAAATGGGCAGCCAAATGTAAAGGTATGGCAACATGTGCAAGGTAGCAGCGTCGAAATGTCTGAGCATGAGCTAACCCTATCCACCTCCGGTGAATTTTCCATTACACTTCATGAAAGTAGCGGAATTACCATTGACAGTCCGGGGAATGTGCAGATTCAGGGTGGTCACGTGAAGCTCGATGCTAGGCAGGAACTTTCGCTCGAAGCTGGAACGGCGCTGTATCTGAAAGGCGGAGCCAGCAGCATGGTACTGGATGGTGAGACGGATACCAAAGCTCCAGTGATTTATCAGGAAGGAACGGTGAAAGCTCCTGTTTTCGTAGCTGACCTCCCTCCTGTGCCTGAGCCGCCACTCATGAGCATAAAAGCCTATGAAGCAGCCCAGTCAGCAGCCAAGGATTCATCTAGCAGCCAAGCCTCTACCCCTAAAGCAAAAGTCACAAGTCCAGCAGAGCTTAAACAGGCGAATGCCTTGATGGGTACGGTGTCCAAGCTATTAGGCTCCATTCCAGTGATGGGAAAAGTGGCTGGTGTTGTAGCGGGTGCGCTAAGTGGACCTGCGGGTGGTGTGATTCTGGGAGCAACCGCTATGATCCCCGTTCGGAGCAAAGGAACAAATCACGCTGTAGGTAGTGCTCCTAAAGGTGGTTTGCATCCACTGAAGCATCTGGCTAGTTTAGCGCTCCAAGGGCTAATAAGCCAATACGAGCATGAACGGGCTAAGGAAGCTTATTATAGCAAGTGGATTTTAGGCAAAGTGTATACGAGTGCACGTCACATAGCGCTTTCGGGTGGCCCACTGGAACTGGTCCAAAACCTGTTAAAAGAGTCAAATGCCATGGCTCATGCATATCAGCAGGTTCCTAAAAATATTCAGGAGAAATGGCTCCGGGATAATGAAGAAAAACAACGTATTCAAGCAGCACAAACACAGAAACATGAGAATTCTAGACTTGCATTATGGCGAGAAAGAAAAACTAGTGAATATACTTCATATTGGAATCAAACTGATTATTTTACAGCCAACTGGTGGCAGGATGAAAATAAGCTAAAACAAGCAGAGCAAGCACTGCGCACTGAAATTACAATGAAGCGCAAACTATCACTGTATGATATTAAAGATCCTAATAAATTGGCTGCCATCCAGCGTATCGTCAATGCAAAACGAACACACGTATGGGATGAAGGTACTCTCAATGCCATTGAAGATGGTTTGTTAGCGATGGGTGTGGACTCTACAAATGCTATTGAGTTGGACAAAGAGAAAATGGATGCACTCATTTCTCGATACAATCAAGGCTTCATCGGACAAAAATCTGGAGATTACATGGAAAGGACAGGCTTAAGCGATTTAGTCGAAGACACGACTTATGGGATTGTAACAGCTCGTATCGGTATGGGGAGTGCTGGAAGTTCTCCTGCCAGGTCCAGCCAGCCACCTTGCAGAAAATCCGCCTGCAAAACCCAATCCAAAGGGTGGTCCAGGTGTAAACAGGCCCATTGA
- a CDS encoding Imm8 family immunity protein: protein MLIIKALTKMYEDWGEDIDDFYITYNVDIGPSEINGASDMFSFELISPKRLDRMADQGDIIIGHGHFIAKDFNENTLEATLNRIINKYTDDDINKAYKNLSTYFRREMDE from the coding sequence ATGCTTATAATAAAGGCTTTAACAAAGATGTATGAGGATTGGGGTGAAGATATAGACGATTTCTATATTACTTATAATGTAGATATCGGACCCAGTGAAATAAATGGAGCATCAGACATGTTTTCATTTGAACTAATAAGTCCTAAAAGGTTAGATAGAATGGCAGATCAAGGTGATATTATTATCGGGCATGGTCATTTTATAGCAAAGGACTTTAATGAAAATACACTTGAAGCAACATTAAACCGTATCATTAATAAATACACAGATGATGATATTAATAAGGCATACAAAAACCTATCTACATATTTTCGTCGGGAGATGGATGAATAA
- a CDS encoding putative zinc-binding protein — MKRTDLPLVYSCSGCSSAAQTANMIAIQMDREKVAEMSCIAGVGGDVKPLVRTAKSGRDIIAIDGCPLSCCKSCLARHEVQPKHYFLLSDFDVPKIIGEDPNPDHYRNAYTQILEQIGQ, encoded by the coding sequence ATGAAAAGAACTGATTTACCTCTTGTCTATTCTTGTTCTGGATGTTCCTCCGCAGCACAAACCGCTAACATGATCGCTATACAAATGGACCGAGAAAAAGTCGCTGAAATGTCCTGCATTGCTGGTGTTGGTGGTGATGTCAAACCACTTGTCAGAACAGCAAAATCGGGACGTGACATCATTGCAATTGACGGCTGTCCCTTGTCCTGTTGCAAGAGTTGCTTAGCAAGGCATGAAGTTCAACCCAAACACTATTTCCTGCTGTCTGACTTTGACGTACCCAAGATCATAGGAGAAGATCCTAACCCTGATCATTATAGGAATGCTTACACACAAATCTTAGAACAAATTGGACAATAA
- a CDS encoding restriction endonuclease, giving the protein MSSLCLFLGSSLLCKVILKGKESYIIAVQCSCWKRDVGNEIVLQLKAGTQVHSCCVAWMVTTSNFTRQLRRRGSLNIGGGTLVI; this is encoded by the coding sequence ATTTCATCATTATGTTTATTTTTAGGCTCTTCGCTATTATGTAAAGTAATTCTCAAAGGCAAAGAGAGCTATATAATCGCCGTTCAGTGCAGCTGCTGGAAACGTGATGTTGGGAATGAGATAGTACTCCAACTCAAGGCTGGTACGCAGGTACATAGTTGCTGTGTTGCTTGGATGGTAACGACGAGTAATTTTACAAGGCAGCTAAGGAGGCGGGGGAGCTTGAATATAGGAGGGGGAACCTTAGTTATCTGA
- a CDS encoding pyridoxal phosphate-dependent decarboxylase family protein: MMNQEPNQQLGEIIERFIHSYMAENNNIRSQKVINTADEETIAHLRKIGFPKKGRPVKEVVDEMRKNVYSHQTFMQHPRFFALVPSPMSLYSWLGDIMTSAYNTHAGSWMQSSSASLLEGEVIRWMCDQAGYPDTAGGLFLSGGSLSNLTALAAARNAKLSEQEYAIGTAYVSDQTHSSVAKGLRILGFRSDQIRKVPSDKNFRMDVSALEKKIMDDQAAGMKPFAVIATAGTTNTGSIDPLNKIADLCEKHNIWLHVDGAYGASILASSKYKSLLSGISRSDSITWDAHKWLMQTYSCSVVLAKDKQQLKNCFSTRPEYLKDAETDEEHINYWDLGPELTRPARSLKLWVTLQALGTDAVGEAIEHGVQLAEWAEDEIKKHNHWEIVCPAQLAIVNFRYAPPGLSDQELDSLNKRISQEMVTNGYATVLTTQLNGKTVLRICAIHPDTTEDEIRNTIQLLSNIARSLNEKKALL, encoded by the coding sequence ATGATGAATCAAGAACCAAATCAGCAATTAGGTGAGATTATTGAGCGGTTCATACATTCATATATGGCAGAAAATAATAATATCCGATCTCAAAAAGTAATCAACACTGCAGATGAGGAAACAATAGCTCATTTAAGGAAAATTGGTTTTCCCAAAAAAGGAAGACCCGTAAAAGAAGTTGTCGATGAAATGAGGAAAAACGTTTATTCTCATCAAACTTTCATGCAACACCCTCGCTTTTTCGCCTTGGTTCCTAGTCCAATGTCTCTTTACTCTTGGTTAGGAGATATCATGACCAGTGCTTATAATACCCACGCCGGAAGCTGGATGCAGAGTTCGAGCGCAAGCCTTTTAGAGGGAGAAGTAATCCGGTGGATGTGTGACCAAGCAGGATATCCAGATACTGCCGGGGGTTTATTTCTGTCGGGCGGATCGCTGTCGAATTTGACCGCTTTAGCGGCTGCCCGCAATGCAAAGTTATCCGAGCAGGAATATGCCATTGGAACTGCTTATGTTTCAGATCAAACTCATTCATCGGTCGCCAAAGGGCTACGCATCCTCGGATTCCGTAGTGATCAAATCAGGAAGGTTCCAAGTGATAAAAATTTTCGTATGGATGTTTCAGCCTTAGAGAAAAAAATAATGGATGATCAGGCGGCTGGCATGAAACCTTTTGCGGTCATTGCCACGGCAGGCACAACCAATACAGGAAGCATTGACCCGCTAAACAAAATTGCTGACCTATGTGAAAAACATAATATTTGGTTACACGTGGATGGAGCTTACGGTGCGTCGATTTTGGCTTCTTCGAAATATAAGTCTCTTTTGAGCGGGATATCGCGTTCAGATAGTATCACCTGGGATGCACACAAATGGCTAATGCAGACCTATTCCTGTAGCGTGGTTTTAGCCAAAGATAAGCAGCAACTCAAAAACTGCTTCAGCACACGCCCAGAATATTTGAAGGATGCCGAGACTGATGAAGAACATATTAATTATTGGGATTTGGGTCCAGAGTTAACCCGGCCTGCTCGAAGTTTGAAACTATGGGTGACACTGCAAGCTTTGGGGACTGATGCTGTCGGTGAAGCCATAGAGCATGGAGTTCAACTCGCAGAATGGGCTGAAGATGAAATCAAAAAACATAATCATTGGGAAATTGTATGCCCCGCGCAATTAGCGATTGTTAATTTTCGATATGCACCACCTGGGCTATCCGACCAGGAATTAGATTCACTCAATAAAAGGATCTCCCAAGAAATGGTGACGAACGGGTACGCCACAGTGCTTACGACACAACTCAATGGAAAAACGGTTCTCAGAATCTGTGCCATTCACCCAGACACTACCGAAGATGAGATAAGGAATACAATTCAGCTTTTATCGAATATAGCAAGATCATTGAATGAGAAAAAAGCTCTTTTATGA
- a CDS encoding copper amine oxidase N-terminal domain-containing protein gives MKRKYFYSTAVVSFAVLVSAIFGTSSYNANATPINHSIHVNGTSLLKVNDYDVLYCTPIGPYVNEEKRLMVPLRSVVELLGVKVDYNGKLQEAKIKWNSNEIVFQKGAKTYKLNDTLAQMDTQPEVIQDAFVIPLGVLLRSMNIPFEYMNNKVILKNPAFDQSKIFQKVIELDQGRSIVDTPSALDIQNFKLVEEKNSASETRGIITVSGLNRTGSAIKEGKEDLHIIGFFNQTVEMDADFASVDIPDRKRPKVNQEDRVSQSLSYLKINDPLQYMLAAGRTLKTKNERK, from the coding sequence ATGAAGCGAAAATATTTTTATAGCACGGCTGTAGTATCCTTTGCAGTTCTTGTGAGTGCTATATTTGGAACCTCTTCTTATAACGCTAATGCAACACCGATTAATCACTCTATTCATGTCAATGGAACCTCTTTGCTTAAAGTGAATGATTATGACGTTTTGTACTGCACACCGATTGGTCCCTACGTTAATGAAGAAAAACGTCTCATGGTTCCGCTTCGCTCTGTTGTCGAGCTTCTCGGCGTAAAAGTTGATTATAACGGTAAACTTCAGGAAGCAAAAATCAAGTGGAATTCAAATGAAATTGTGTTTCAAAAGGGAGCAAAAACATATAAACTGAACGATACTTTAGCACAGATGGACACTCAGCCCGAAGTGATTCAGGATGCCTTTGTCATTCCGCTTGGGGTATTGCTGAGAAGTATGAATATCCCGTTTGAGTACATGAACAACAAAGTGATTTTAAAAAATCCGGCCTTTGACCAAAGCAAGATTTTTCAAAAAGTAATAGAATTGGATCAAGGAAGATCCATTGTTGACACTCCTTCTGCACTGGATATTCAAAATTTCAAACTTGTGGAAGAGAAAAACTCAGCAAGCGAAACCAGAGGGATTATAACGGTGAGTGGATTAAATCGGACAGGCTCGGCGATTAAAGAAGGGAAAGAAGATTTGCACATCATCGGCTTCTTTAATCAAACGGTGGAAATGGATGCAGACTTCGCGTCTGTAGATATCCCAGATCGAAAACGTCCAAAAGTTAATCAGGAAGACCGCGTGTCTCAAAGTCTGTCGTATCTTAAAATAAATGACCCTTTGCAGTATATGCTAGCTGCCGGAAGAACATTAAAAACGAAGAATGAACGAAAATAG
- a CDS encoding M23 family metallopeptidase, which yields MFFYFVKMLLIPLILYWIMAYFPFKNRISWYIHTLFTSAYTFMILFINDWTEISYYLRPVCIVLFGCSLFRQMVTLRSFKFNGLNRKTRIFLSLYGLLAIYQVFICILFNISYITSTPKHEDAVDLAFPLKGGAYEVVNGGMSSSMNYHFSHRTLKYAVDITKLTPLGSRKGKFDNPESLKSYPIYNDSVYSPVEGRIIEVVDGVEDNVPNSLGRSNTNMIIIKHKEYNILLLHLKKNSLLVKKNDFVKVGQEIAKVGNSGYSSEPHLHIHAIKHDNKRDYFNGTSIPITFNGNYLKRNDLLLNQTLIFR from the coding sequence ATGTTTTTTTATTTTGTAAAAATGCTGCTGATTCCACTTATACTTTATTGGATTATGGCTTACTTTCCATTTAAAAATCGTATTTCGTGGTATATTCACACTTTGTTTACAAGTGCATATACGTTCATGATTTTATTCATAAATGATTGGACAGAAATTAGTTATTATTTACGTCCGGTTTGCATCGTATTGTTTGGATGTTCTTTATTCCGTCAAATGGTTACTTTACGCTCTTTTAAATTTAATGGCTTAAATAGAAAAACACGAATATTCCTTTCTCTTTATGGTTTATTAGCGATATATCAAGTTTTTATATGTATTTTATTTAATATTTCATACATTACATCCACTCCTAAACACGAAGATGCAGTCGATTTAGCGTTCCCTTTGAAAGGAGGGGCTTACGAGGTAGTGAATGGTGGAATGAGTTCATCTATGAACTATCACTTTTCGCATCGTACTCTGAAATATGCGGTGGATATAACCAAGCTCACCCCGTTAGGTTCAAGAAAAGGAAAATTTGATAATCCTGAATCTTTAAAATCCTATCCCATTTATAATGATTCAGTATATAGTCCGGTTGAGGGTAGAATTATCGAAGTTGTGGATGGAGTAGAAGATAATGTGCCAAACTCCCTGGGTCGTAGTAATACAAATATGATTATCATCAAACACAAAGAATATAATATTTTGCTGTTACACTTGAAGAAAAATAGTCTGTTAGTTAAGAAAAATGATTTTGTCAAGGTTGGACAAGAAATTGCGAAAGTAGGAAACTCAGGTTACAGCAGTGAGCCGCATCTTCATATTCATGCTATAAAACATGACAATAAGAGAGATTACTTCAATGGAACTTCGATACCTATTACTTTTAATGGTAATTACTTAAAAAGAAATGATTTATTGCTTAATCAAACGCTTATTTTTCGATAA
- a CDS encoding serine hydrolase encodes MQIILLLVAITLIFVFICILFLLIAKRQNNKKTEIDVLSFLKENPSKASLYMIKNGMEKISYNSEVKMPLASTAKVIIAIEFARQVAAKLLDEHELVDLEELNKFYIPGSDGNAHNSWIKWIKSNHKEVQGKITLFEIAHGMLAYSSNANTEFLMDKMGLDEINENINKLSLSLHDKIFPFSSAGLMSSYIQEVDKIGFKESIQKISEMTYKEYMEKSIEIHQILNSDKGLGCIQKWNTKQNYARRLQVLESRKLPRSTTKEYAYLMKLIHKEELVPSTLNPYLKMLIQRQVDNSKLIEFGNKGGSTISVLTEALYCTDREGNDIQLAMFIQDDSGVDHIWLKQKLDLFFHKLLTDTEFQKEVSKKLSYDKGRN; translated from the coding sequence ATGCAAATAATCTTATTGTTAGTAGCTATAACTTTAATATTTGTTTTCATATGTATCCTGTTTTTGCTCATTGCGAAGCGCCAAAATAATAAGAAAACAGAAATAGATGTTCTAAGCTTTTTGAAGGAAAATCCGAGTAAAGCTTCTTTGTATATGATCAAAAATGGTATGGAGAAAATCAGCTACAACTCAGAAGTTAAAATGCCGCTTGCCAGCACTGCGAAAGTGATCATCGCTATTGAGTTTGCTCGCCAAGTAGCGGCAAAGCTGTTAGATGAACATGAACTTGTGGATTTAGAGGAATTAAATAAATTTTATATTCCTGGTTCTGATGGCAACGCTCATAATAGCTGGATCAAATGGATTAAGTCAAATCATAAAGAGGTTCAAGGAAAAATTACATTATTTGAAATTGCTCACGGTATGTTAGCTTACAGTTCTAATGCCAATACAGAATTTCTGATGGATAAAATGGGATTAGATGAGATAAATGAAAATATAAATAAACTCTCACTTTCGTTACATGATAAAATTTTTCCTTTTTCATCTGCGGGTTTAATGTCTTCTTATATCCAAGAAGTAGATAAAATAGGATTTAAAGAATCGATACAAAAAATAAGTGAAATGACCTACAAAGAATACATGGAAAAATCCATTGAAATTCACCAGATACTAAATAGTGATAAGGGGTTAGGATGTATTCAGAAATGGAACACCAAGCAGAATTATGCACGAAGGCTTCAAGTGCTGGAATCGCGCAAGCTTCCTCGTTCAACGACTAAAGAATATGCTTACCTCATGAAGCTTATACACAAGGAGGAGTTGGTTCCTTCTACTTTAAATCCATATCTAAAAATGCTAATTCAGCGACAGGTGGATAACTCCAAGCTAATAGAGTTCGGAAACAAAGGTGGGTCTACCATTTCTGTCCTAACAGAGGCTTTATATTGTACGGATCGGGAAGGAAATGACATTCAACTAGCCATGTTTATTCAAGATGATTCTGGGGTGGATCACATTTGGCTCAAGCAGAAGCTGGATTTATTTTTTCATAAATTATTAACGGATACTGAATTTCAAAAAGAGGTAAGTAAAAAATTATCATATGATAAAGGAAGAAATTGA
- a CDS encoding DCC1-like thiol-disulfide oxidoreductase family protein, translated as MGEMWQNGTALYYISQVREFSRPILDYMVNHYVGLTILFTYLSIIIKIAFPFAVINKRLKPFVVIAMILFHIGIAIGMGLLTFSLIMIVMELLLFTDQEYKKLYHFIKISFRKITITIRRKTRRLGYVSFQHKQILVFYDGWCPVCTNIKDYLYKLDYFRMLRLVSFRNSSLVQAYKLDVDELQRRMHSFSLNDPSRIHRGIDSIAQICTRIPYLWWAVPFIIIFKKMGIGGYLYDYIASKRKVIPVGNCDDLCELHH; from the coding sequence ATGGGCGAAATGTGGCAAAACGGAACAGCACTTTATTATATATCTCAAGTGAGAGAGTTTAGCAGACCTATTTTGGATTATATGGTTAACCATTATGTTGGACTCACCATTCTATTCACTTATTTATCTATAATTATTAAAATTGCATTCCCTTTTGCTGTGATTAATAAGAGGCTTAAACCGTTTGTAGTTATTGCCATGATATTGTTTCATATAGGTATTGCTATAGGAATGGGTTTGCTGACATTTTCGTTAATTATGATTGTTATGGAATTATTGTTGTTTACGGATCAAGAATATAAAAAGTTATACCATTTTATAAAGATCAGTTTCCGGAAAATAACAATTACAATTCGAAGAAAAACAAGAAGATTAGGATATGTAAGCTTTCAACACAAACAAATTCTGGTTTTCTATGATGGTTGGTGTCCTGTCTGTACAAATATAAAAGACTATTTGTACAAGCTGGATTATTTTAGAATGCTACGGCTTGTTAGTTTTCGGAATTCTTCATTGGTTCAAGCATACAAATTAGATGTTGATGAATTACAAAGGCGAATGCATAGCTTCTCACTGAATGATCCCAGTAGAATACACCGCGGAATTGACTCTATTGCACAAATTTGTACAAGAATACCGTATCTATGGTGGGCGGTTCCCTTTATAATCATTTTCAAAAAAATGGGTATAGGCGGTTATTTGTATGATTATATAGCTTCTAAAAGAAAAGTGATTCCTGTAGGGAACTGTGACGATTTATGTGAACTTCACCATTAA